The genomic interval GGCCTGCACAGCGTCCCGCACGCCGGGGAGACCACGGGCCCGGGGACGATCTGGGACGCGCTGACCGAGCTGCGCGCCGAGCGCATCGGGCACGGCACGAGCGCCACCCAGGACCCGGCGCTGCTGGCCCACCTCGCCGAGCACCGGATCCCGCTGGAGGTCTGCCCGACCTCCAACCTCGCCACCCGGGCCGTGACCGACCTCGACGCGCACCCGGTCAAGGAGATGGTGGCCGCGGGCGTGCTGGTCACGATCAACAGCGACGACCCGCCGATGTTCGGCACCGACCTCAACCGGGAGTACGGCGTCGCGGCCCGGCTGCTGGACCTCGACGCCCGGGGCGTCGCCGAGCTCGCCAAGAACGCGGTCGAGGCGTCCTTCATGGACGAGGCGGGCAAGCGGGCGCTGCGCGCGGAGATCGACGACTACACCGCGGCCTGGCGGGGCTGACCGGGCCCGGCGGGGGCACGGCGGGTCCGGTCCCCGGCGGGACGCCGGTAAGAATGGCCCCATGTCCGAACCGACGCGCGCAGCAGCCGCCCCCGAGTTCACCGCCGTCGCCCACCGCGGCGACCCGTACGTCCACCGTGAGAACACCCTCGCCTCGCTCGGCTCGGCGCTCCGGGCCGGGGCGGGCGCGGTGGAGACCGACGTCCGGCTGACGCGGGACGGCGTGCCCGTCCTGCTGCACGACGCGACGCTGGAACGGCTGTGGGGCCAAACCCGGCTGCTGGACTCGCTGTCGGCCGAGGAGCTGCGCGAGCTGACGGACGGTGGGGTGCCGACCCTGCGCGAGGCGCTCACGCTCCTCACGGACGGCGGGCCGGCGGGGCCCGCGCCGCGGCTCTTCGTCGACCTGCCCGACCCCGCGGCCACGGAGGCGGCGGTCGCCGAGGTCCACGCGAGCGGCGCGGCCGGGCGGGTGTACTACTGCGGCGGCCCCACGGCGATGCTGGCCGTGCGCCGCGCGGACCCGTACGCCGAGATCGCGCTCACCTGGACGACGCTCGTGCCGCCCCGCGCGGCGCTGCTCGACGCGGTCCGGCCGCGCTGGATGAACTACCGCTTCGGGCTGGTGACCCCGGAGCTGGTCGCCCGCGACCACGCCGCGGGAATGCTGGTCTCCGCGTGGACGGCGGACACCCGCTTCACCATGCGCCGGCTGCTCGCCGCGGGCGTCGACTCGATCACCACGAACCGCATCGACGCCCTGCGGTCACTGCTGCCCCGCTGACCTCCCGGTGGGGACGGCGACGCCGTCCCCTTCCTCCTCCCTTTCCTCCGGCGGCGAGCCGGCTGCGGGCGGGACGTCGGCCTCCGTCGTGGAGAAGACCACGACCGCGCCGACGATCAGCACGGCGCCGGCCAGCGCCGCGCCCGTCAGCCGCTCGCCGAGGAACAGCGCGGCGCAGGCGACGCCGAAGACGGGGATGAGGTTGAGGACCATCGCCGCCGTCGTGGCCCGTACGGCCTTGATCGCGTAGTTGTAGAGCAGGAAGCTCGCGGCGTAGCCGACGACCCCGGACAGCACGGCCGCGGTCCAGGCCCCGGCCGAGGCGTCCGTGGGCAGGGACTCCGCGCCGCCCGCCCACCGCGCCACCGCGAACGGCAGGGTGCACAGCAGCCCGGACGAGAACTGGTACGCCGTCATCGTCAGCGCGTCCACGTGCTCGGCCGCCCGCGCGGCGAGCATGACGTAGCTCGCCGCGCACACCACCCCGGCGAGCACCAGCCCGTCCCCGGGGTGCGGCGCGAAGCCCGAGCCGAGGCCCTCCAGCGTGGCCACCCCCGCGAGGGCCAGGACGAGCGCCACGCAGGCCCGCCCGGTGAGTCTCTCGCGCAGGAAGAGGCAGGCCATGCCGATGGCGAAAAACGACTCCAGGCCGGTGAGCAGGGAGGCGTTGGACGCCGTGGTGCGGGTGAGTCCGAAGGTGAAGAACGCGTAGGCGAGCGCGGGTTCCAGCAGCCCCAGGAGACCGAGGCGGACGACCCACTTCCGGCCGGGTGGGCGCCGTGGACCGCGGATCAGGAGCACCGCCCAGAGCACGGCCGTCGCCGACGCCAGCTGGATCACCAGCAGCGTCAGCGGCGGCAGCGCGTCCAGCGCGGACTTGGTGAAGGTCGCCGAGCTGCCCCAGAACAGGGCGGCCGACACCAGCGCGACCTGGTGACGGGAGAGCCGGGCGAGGCGGGCGGGCAGCGGGAGGTTCACCGGCCCGGGGTACCCATCCGCCACAGCGCGCTGTCGGCCCAGGCGCCGACGATGGCCTCGTCGGGGTCCTGGCCGCGCAGGGCGGCGTAGCGGTCGGCCAGCAGCTGGAGGCGGACGGTCATGGGGATCTGGGCGAGGAGCGGCGGCAGCGGGTCCCCGGCGGGCGCCTCCAGCGTGGCGGTCGCGATGCCCTCGCGCCGGGCGGCGTCCGCGAGGGCCGCGGTCAGGCCGTCGGCGTCGGCGGCCGGTTCGAGGACGACGAGGCCGTCGGCGGCGGTGTAGGGCACGGCCGAGCCGTGCAGGAAGCGGTCGGAGTCGAAGCCCTCGGCGAGGATCCGGGCCCCTTCGCGGATCTTCAGGGCGCCCTCGCGGGCGGTGACGCCCCAGGGCCCGCAGCCGATGACCGCCAGGCTGCGCGCGGGGACCGCGATGTGGTCGATGCCCGGCTCGGCGCAGACGGCGCGCACCTGCTCCGCCGTGCGCCGGAGGTCGTCGGCGGAGCCCTCGGGGGCGCCGGCGAGGTGGGCGAGCCGGGCGAGGACGCCGAGCGCGGAGGTGTAGCTGACGGTGTAGGTCTCGGACTCCTCGGGGGCGACCGTCCCGATCGCCTCCGGCCAGCCGCGGCCCGTGCCGGTGACGGAGACGACGGGGACGCCGGCCTCCTGGGCGGCGGCCCGCGCGCGGACCGCGAAGGCGGTCTCGGCGGTGTGGGTGATGACCAGGAGGACGTCACCGGGCCGGTGACCCGCGCTCCACCGGGACCACTGGACGGCGGGCACCCAGCGGGCGTCGAGGCCGGCCCGCTCCAGCATCGCGGCGCCGAGCTCGGCGGCGTGCTGGCTGGTCCCGGTGCCGGTGACGACGACCCGGCGGGCGGCGGCGAGGACGGCGGCCCGCTCGGCCAGGTCGAGGCCCGCGACGTGTTCGAGGGCGGCGGCCTGCTGGTTGATCATGCGGTGGAGTGCGGTCGGCATGGTGATCGGATCGCCAATCGTGAGGTGAGGTGACGTCAAAGGGGGTGACGTCCGGGGCGTGAGGGCTTCAGCGGGCGGCTGGGGCCGAGGCGAGCACGACCACGCTGGGCGCGTGGACGGTGAACGGCGAGCGGTCGTAGTCCCCGTGCACCGCCTCCACGCGCAGACCGGCGGCCCGCAGCATGGCCAGGAGCTCGTGGGCGCTGAAGACGCGGTAGTCGGCGGTGGACGAGCGCCCGGTGGCGGGCTCGGTCACGGTCCAGCGGATGCGGCTGGTCAGCGGGTCGAAGACCTCCTCGTGGAGGAACGTCCGGCCGGTGGAGCTGTCGAAGTTGCGGATGACGTACTGGTCCTCGGGGACGCCGAAGACCTCGCTGGTCTGCCGGAGGAAGGCGTCCCGGTTGACGACGTCGAGGAGGAACCGGCCGCCGGGCGCCAGGACCCGGCGCACCTCGTGGAGGACGCGCATGTCCTCGGCCGCGTCGTGGAAGAAGCCGAAGCTCGTGTGGAGGTTGGTCACGGCGTCGAAGGAGCCGTCGGGGAAGGCGCCGAGGTCGCGCATGTCGGCCCGTACGAAGGCGACGTCGCGCCCGGCGGCCGCGGCCCGGCGGCGCGCCTGGCCGAGGTAGTCGGCCGACAGGTCGGCGCCGGTGACGCGGTAGCCGGCGCCCGCCAGCGGCACCGCGTGGCGGCCGGTGCCGCAGGCGAGGTCGAGCAGGCGGGGGTGGGTGGCGGGCGGCAGCAGCGCGGTGACGCAGTCGACCATGGTGCGGGTGAGGCCGGGGTCCTGCTGTTCGATGTCGGAGTCGGTGTAGATGTCGCCGAAGAACGCGGTCCACCAGTCGCCGGGCTCCGTCGTCCCGCCGTCCCCTTCCTCATCGAGTCCCTCGGGTCCCTCAAGGGCCTCCGCGCCGCCCAGGGGCGTGCCGACGCCCACGAGCCAGGGCCCTTCCGGGCTGAAGCGGGCCGCCGCGACCCGGCCTTCCGGGCCCTCGTACTCACGGTGGACCAGCCGCCCGGCGGCCGGCAGCGCCCAGGCGAACCGGCCCTCCGTCACATAGCGGGCCTCGCCACGCGCCGTCTCGGTCAGGACCGCGCCGCGCAGCGTGGCGGACGCGAGGTCGAAGCCCGCGGTGGTCGCCTCGGCGCGCCGCCAGAGCGAGAGGCGGGGGTCGCCCCCCAGGGTCTCGACGGCGAGCCAGGACGTCTCCGAGCCGTCCTCCAGCAGGACCTCCAGCCAGGTCTCCTCGTGGTCCGTGGCCACCACCCGGCCGGCCACCCGCCACTTCCGGCCCCGTACGACCACGTCGGCGCCGGGCGTCAGCCGGTCGGCGACGGCGGCGCAGGCGGGCGTCCAGGGGTGCCGCGGGTACTCCTGCTCGTGCGAGGACCCGTTCGGCCGCTCTGTCTCCTGCTCGTTCCGCTCGTTCCGCGGCTCGTGTCGCTGCTCGCTCATGACTCTTCTCCCGGTGGTTCTCGGTGTGCCCCCGGCGCCGCGGAGGGCCCGCGCAGGGCGAAGCGCGGGAGCGGCTCGGCCGTCCCGTCGAGGACGTCGGCCACGTACCGGGCCCAGGCCGGCCCGTGCTTGAAGCCGTGTCCGGAGTCGCCGCCGACCAGCCAGCCGTCGCGGGTGCCGGGCAGGCGGTCGAGGACGAAGTGCTCGTCGGGCGACCAGGCGTACGCGCACTCCTCGCGCCGCTCGACGGGCGCCTCGGCGAGGGCGGGGAAGCGGGTGGCGACGTAGCGCCGCGCGTGCGGCGGGAGTTCGCCGGCGGCCACCGCGGCGTGGACGTGCGCGAGGTCCGTCGCGACGCTGTCCGGCACGATCTTCACGGTGGCCGCGCCGCCGAGCGCCGGCACGCCGTACATCTCCGCCGAGCGGTCGATCCA from Streptomyces albireticuli carries:
- a CDS encoding DUF4178 domain-containing protein, whose amino-acid sequence is MSEQRHEPRNERNEQETERPNGSSHEQEYPRHPWTPACAAVADRLTPGADVVVRGRKWRVAGRVVATDHEETWLEVLLEDGSETSWLAVETLGGDPRLSLWRRAEATTAGFDLASATLRGAVLTETARGEARYVTEGRFAWALPAAGRLVHREYEGPEGRVAAARFSPEGPWLVGVGTPLGGAEALEGPEGLDEEGDGGTTEPGDWWTAFFGDIYTDSDIEQQDPGLTRTMVDCVTALLPPATHPRLLDLACGTGRHAVPLAGAGYRVTGADLSADYLGQARRRAAAAGRDVAFVRADMRDLGAFPDGSFDAVTNLHTSFGFFHDAAEDMRVLHEVRRVLAPGGRFLLDVVNRDAFLRQTSEVFGVPEDQYVIRNFDSSTGRTFLHEEVFDPLTSRIRWTVTEPATGRSSTADYRVFSAHELLAMLRAAGLRVEAVHGDYDRSPFTVHAPSVVVLASAPAAR
- a CDS encoding glycerophosphodiester phosphodiesterase; this encodes MSEPTRAAAAPEFTAVAHRGDPYVHRENTLASLGSALRAGAGAVETDVRLTRDGVPVLLHDATLERLWGQTRLLDSLSAEELRELTDGGVPTLREALTLLTDGGPAGPAPRLFVDLPDPAATEAAVAEVHASGAAGRVYYCGGPTAMLAVRRADPYAEIALTWTTLVPPRAALLDAVRPRWMNYRFGLVTPELVARDHAAGMLVSAWTADTRFTMRRLLAAGVDSITTNRIDALRSLLPR
- a CDS encoding SIS domain-containing protein, with the protein product MPTALHRMINQQAAALEHVAGLDLAERAAVLAAARRVVVTGTGTSQHAAELGAAMLERAGLDARWVPAVQWSRWSAGHRPGDVLLVITHTAETAFAVRARAAAQEAGVPVVSVTGTGRGWPEAIGTVAPEESETYTVSYTSALGVLARLAHLAGAPEGSADDLRRTAEQVRAVCAEPGIDHIAVPARSLAVIGCGPWGVTAREGALKIREGARILAEGFDSDRFLHGSAVPYTAADGLVVLEPAADADGLTAALADAARREGIATATLEAPAGDPLPPLLAQIPMTVRLQLLADRYAALRGQDPDEAIVGAWADSALWRMGTPGR
- a CDS encoding DMT family transporter; this translates as MNLPLPARLARLSRHQVALVSAALFWGSSATFTKSALDALPPLTLLVIQLASATAVLWAVLLIRGPRRPPGRKWVVRLGLLGLLEPALAYAFFTFGLTRTTASNASLLTGLESFFAIGMACLFLRERLTGRACVALVLALAGVATLEGLGSGFAPHPGDGLVLAGVVCAASYVMLAARAAEHVDALTMTAYQFSSGLLCTLPFAVARWAGGAESLPTDASAGAWTAAVLSGVVGYAASFLLYNYAIKAVRATTAAMVLNLIPVFGVACAALFLGERLTGAALAGAVLIVGAVVVFSTTEADVPPAAGSPPEEREEEGDGVAVPTGRSAGQQ